The proteins below come from a single Pichia kudriavzevii chromosome 2, complete sequence genomic window:
- a CDS encoding uncharacterized protein (PKUD0B12300) produces the protein MTMASPSSGNLNSCGSKWKVSPSSVNSSLPMMWCFGISISACCNRSFSSFRIRSFSSCSLCFLSFSACSACSACSAFFFSSASLFKRSSSLKRSSSLKRSSSLKRSSLRRSSSSFFFFRASSSFSFINLSSCSKCISSTPLDPLFTVPPAVIVTSFSSPDINGDSWPSKKRLSFSVWNTNDIPISTNTNTAKIKHLVKIDFLNIPMPPTGIRYVYHLCLTIIADIYNLQ, from the coding sequence ATGACAATGGCGTCGCCGTCTTCGGGTAACCTGAACTCGTGTGGATCCAAATGGAAAGTCTCACCCTCATCTGTGAACTCGTCACTCCCAATGATGTGGTGCTTTGGAATCTCAATATCAGCTTGTTGCAACCGCtcgttttcttctttccgTATCcgttctttttcttcttgttccCTTTGTTTCCTCTCCTTCTCTGCTTGCTCTGCTTGCTCTGCTTGCTCTgcctttttcttctcatcGGCTTCCTTGTTCAAACGTTCCTCCTCTCTCAAACGTTCCTCCTCTCTCAAACGTTCCTCCTCTCTCAAACGTTCCTCCTTGAGACgttcttcctcctccttcttcttcttcagagcttcttcctctttttccttcatcAACTTGTCCTCCTGTTCAAAGTGTATCTCATCCACCCCCTTGGACCCGCTTTTCACCGTACCCCCTGCTGTAATAGTCACTTCCTTCTCATCGCCTGATATAAACGGCGACTCTTGGCCGAGTAAGAAACGACTGTCATTCTCGGTGTGGAATACAAACGATATCCCAATCAGtaccaacaccaacaccgCCAAAATAAAACACCTCGTTAAAATCGACTTCTTAAACATTCCGATGCCACCTACAGGAATACGGTACGTGTATCACTTGTGCCTTACTATTATTGCAGATATCTACAACCTCCAATGA